From a region of the Microbacterium sp. nov. GSS16 genome:
- a CDS encoding RDD family protein: MPISGPGSIARPGRRIAALAIDYFAATIIAIGFLGYDPLELPAEAGWRQFAPMMVFALLQIVFLPTANGSPGHRMLGMRVLRLDGAWVGLWRPIVRTLLLVFVIPAVIWDADQRGLHDKLAGTVLTRG, from the coding sequence ATGCCCATCTCCGGACCGGGGAGCATCGCCCGACCCGGCCGCCGGATCGCCGCCCTGGCGATCGACTACTTCGCGGCCACGATCATCGCGATCGGCTTCCTCGGCTACGACCCGCTCGAGCTGCCGGCCGAGGCCGGGTGGCGCCAGTTCGCGCCGATGATGGTCTTCGCCCTGCTGCAGATCGTGTTCCTGCCGACGGCCAACGGCAGCCCCGGTCACCGAATGCTCGGCATGCGCGTGCTGCGTCTGGACGGCGCGTGGGTGGGGCTGTGGCGTCCGATCGTGCGGACGCTGCTGCTGGTGTTCGTCATCCCCGCGGTGATCTGGGATGCCGATCAGCGCGGCCTGCACGACAAGCTCGCCGGCACGGTGCTGACCCGCGGCTGA
- a CDS encoding ATP-dependent zinc protease family protein, whose translation MTRSSHSNTSTGWREWVGLPDLGIDWLKAKIDTGARTSSLHAFDVSEFERDGEDWVRFTVHPWQDSTADAVVHETRVHDRRAVRSSSGHTEHRIVVTMRLRLVGREVDAEVTLTNRDEMGFRMLIGREALRQGFLVDPARSYLGGRAPREMRNRNRGR comes from the coding sequence GTGACACGGTCCTCTCATTCAAACACGTCCACGGGTTGGCGGGAGTGGGTCGGACTGCCGGACCTGGGCATCGACTGGCTCAAGGCCAAGATCGACACGGGCGCTCGCACATCGTCACTGCACGCCTTCGACGTGAGCGAGTTCGAGCGCGACGGCGAGGACTGGGTGCGCTTCACCGTGCACCCCTGGCAGGACAGCACCGCCGATGCGGTGGTGCACGAGACGCGCGTGCACGACCGACGGGCCGTGCGCAGTTCATCGGGGCACACCGAGCACCGCATCGTCGTCACCATGCGGCTGCGGCTGGTGGGCAGGGAGGTGGATGCCGAGGTCACCCTCACCAACCGGGACGAGATGGGCTTCCGGATGCTGATCGGCCGCGAGGCGCTGCGTCAGGGGTTCCTCGTCGACCCCGCCCGCTCGTACCTCGGCGGTCGTGCCCCGCGCGAGATGCGCAACCGCAACCGCGGCCGCTGA
- a CDS encoding RimK family alpha-L-glutamate ligase yields the protein MKIAVLSRAPHSYSTQRLRAAAQQRGHNVKVLNTLRFAIDLTADAPDLFFRGKQLSEYDAILPRIGNSITYFGTAVVRQFEQMDVYTPNTANGISSARDKLRANQILSRHNIAMPPTAFVRNRADVRPAIERVGGAPVVIKLLEGTQGIGVILAPQVKVAEAIIETLHSTKQNVLIQKFIAESRGRDIRALVVGDRVVAAMRRVADGDEFRSNVHRGGRVEPVTLDPVYEQTAVRSAQIMGLRVAGVDMLESDDGPLVMEVNSSPGLQGIETATKLDVAGAIIDYIANQVAFPDIDVRQRLSVSTGYGVAELLIHSGAEQVGMKLGDLGLWDRDITVLTLHRGVSVIPNPRKHVELEAEDRLLCFGKLEEMRSMIPEKRRRRPRVRRLPKEPLGE from the coding sequence GTGAAGATCGCTGTTCTCTCGCGCGCCCCGCACTCCTACTCGACGCAGCGTCTTCGGGCCGCCGCGCAGCAGCGCGGGCACAACGTGAAGGTGCTGAACACGCTGCGGTTCGCGATCGATCTCACCGCCGACGCGCCCGATCTCTTCTTCCGCGGCAAGCAGCTCAGCGAGTACGACGCGATCCTGCCTCGCATCGGCAATTCGATCACCTACTTCGGCACCGCCGTGGTGCGTCAGTTCGAGCAGATGGACGTCTACACGCCGAACACGGCCAACGGCATCTCGAGCGCGCGCGACAAGCTCCGCGCCAACCAGATCCTGTCCCGGCACAACATCGCGATGCCGCCGACCGCGTTCGTGCGCAACCGTGCGGATGTCCGCCCGGCGATCGAACGGGTGGGCGGTGCTCCCGTCGTGATCAAGCTGCTGGAGGGCACTCAGGGGATCGGCGTGATCCTCGCCCCGCAGGTCAAGGTCGCGGAGGCGATCATCGAGACGCTGCACTCGACGAAGCAGAACGTGCTCATCCAGAAGTTCATCGCCGAGAGCCGCGGGCGCGACATCCGGGCTCTCGTGGTCGGCGATCGCGTCGTCGCCGCGATGCGCCGCGTCGCCGACGGCGACGAGTTCCGCTCGAACGTGCATCGCGGCGGACGCGTGGAGCCGGTGACCCTCGACCCGGTGTACGAGCAGACGGCGGTGCGCTCGGCCCAGATCATGGGTCTTCGCGTCGCGGGGGTCGACATGCTCGAGAGCGACGACGGCCCGCTGGTCATGGAGGTCAACTCGTCTCCGGGGCTGCAGGGCATCGAGACGGCGACGAAGCTCGACGTGGCCGGCGCCATCATCGACTACATCGCGAACCAGGTCGCGTTCCCCGACATCGACGTGCGTCAGCGGCTGAGCGTCTCGACGGGCTACGGGGTGGCGGAGCTGCTCATCCATTCCGGCGCCGAGCAGGTGGGCATGAAGCTCGGCGATCTCGGCCTGTGGGATCGTGACATCACGGTCCTGACGCTGCACCGCGGCGTGAGCGTGATTCCCAACCCGCGCAAGCACGTCGAGCTCGAGGCCGAGGACCGGCTGCTGTGCTTCGGCAAGCTCGAGGAGATGCGCTCGATGATTCCCGAGAAGCGACGCCGCCGTCCGCGCGTGCGGCGACTGCCGAAGGAGCCCCTGGGCGAGTGA
- a CDS encoding DUF4191 domain-containing protein — protein sequence MAKSAPVTEKRPGFFSQIRSLFRFTRDVYGWLPWAQIAILIAGVLIGLIIGFLISGTSVLGLILWGFTGLLFGVLGAMFLMTRLSTTAMYAKIDGMPGASGHVLSTSLGRSWSASDTPVGINPKTQEAVYRVVGRGGIVIVGEGARGRLTRLINEERQKAQRVAHGVPVTVLYVGHGDDDVAIADLSKTIKKLPKAIDKATMAAVIRRIESVSQSLSSLPIPKGIDPTRVRSQRPR from the coding sequence ATGGCAAAGAGTGCTCCCGTCACCGAGAAGCGGCCCGGCTTCTTCTCGCAGATCCGTTCCCTGTTCCGTTTCACGCGGGACGTGTACGGCTGGCTGCCGTGGGCACAGATCGCCATCCTCATCGCGGGTGTGCTGATCGGTCTGATCATCGGATTCCTCATCAGCGGCACCTCTGTGCTCGGGCTGATCCTGTGGGGCTTCACCGGCCTGCTGTTCGGAGTCCTGGGCGCGATGTTCCTCATGACACGCCTGTCCACCACAGCGATGTACGCCAAGATCGACGGGATGCCCGGCGCGAGCGGCCACGTGCTCAGCACCAGCCTGGGTCGAAGCTGGTCGGCCTCCGACACCCCCGTCGGCATCAACCCGAAGACTCAGGAGGCGGTGTACCGCGTGGTCGGCCGCGGTGGCATCGTGATCGTCGGCGAAGGCGCTCGCGGTCGTCTCACCCGGCTGATCAACGAAGAGCGTCAGAAGGCGCAGCGCGTCGCGCACGGTGTGCCGGTCACGGTTCTCTACGTCGGACACGGCGATGACGATGTCGCCATCGCCGACCTGTCCAAGACGATCAAGAAGCTGCCGAAGGCGATCGACAAGGCCACCATGGCCGCGGTGATCCGCCGCATCGAGTCGGTTTCGCAGTCGCTGTCGTCGCTGCCGATCCCGAAGGGCATCGACCCGACGCGCGTGCGCTCGCAGCGTCCACGCTGA